The following proteins come from a genomic window of Kitasatospora sp. NBC_01246:
- a CDS encoding chaplin produces MRNLKKAAALSLAAAGLVVGAAGGAFASSGAEGVAAGSPGVLSGNQIQIPVHIPVNVCGNSIGVISILNPAFGNNCANIG; encoded by the coding sequence ATGCGTAACCTCAAGAAGGCCGCCGCCCTGTCCCTCGCCGCCGCCGGCCTGGTCGTCGGCGCGGCCGGCGGCGCGTTCGCCAGCTCCGGTGCCGAGGGCGTCGCCGCCGGCTCCCCCGGTGTGCTCTCCGGCAACCAGATCCAGATCCCGGTGCACATCCCGGTCAACGTCTGCGGCAACTCCATCGGGGTCATCAGCATCCTGAACCCGGCGTTCGGCAACAACTGCGCCAACATCGGCTGA
- a CDS encoding chaplin, with the protein MQNVKKAAVLSAAAAGLVLGAAGSAAASSGAEGVAAGSPGVLSGNQLQIPVHIPVNLCGNSVNVIGALNPAFGNSCANVEAHPQPADDC; encoded by the coding sequence ATGCAGAACGTGAAGAAGGCCGCCGTCCTCTCCGCCGCCGCTGCCGGCCTGGTGCTGGGCGCGGCGGGCTCCGCCGCCGCCAGCTCCGGTGCCGAGGGCGTGGCCGCCGGCTCGCCCGGCGTGCTCTCCGGCAACCAGCTGCAGATCCCGGTGCACATCCCGGTGAACCTCTGCGGCAACTCCGTCAACGTGATCGGCGCCCTGAACCCGGCGTTCGGCAACAGCTGCGCCAACGTCGAGGCGCACCCGCAGCCCGCCGACGACTGCTGA
- a CDS encoding rodlet layer protein: MIQKSFAAAGLAVAALAAAAAPASAIADSDGSAASLQGNGGTNFTGTVGDNSPNFHFLDNANVCLPEIHNIAVGVLGVAVPVEVPIANSGGKQYCTQGQGTQSKGDSGVSHLIG, from the coding sequence ATGATCCAGAAGTCCTTCGCCGCCGCCGGCCTGGCCGTCGCCGCGCTGGCCGCCGCTGCGGCGCCGGCCTCGGCCATCGCGGACTCGGACGGCTCCGCCGCGTCCCTCCAGGGCAACGGCGGGACCAACTTCACCGGCACCGTCGGTGACAACAGCCCGAACTTCCACTTCCTGGACAACGCGAACGTCTGCCTCCCCGAGATCCACAACATCGCGGTCGGCGTGCTCGGTGTGGCCGTCCCGGTCGAGGTCCCGATCGCCAACAGCGGTGGCAAGCAGTACTGCACCCAGGGCCAGGGCACCCAGAGCAAGGGCGACTCCGGCGTCTCCCACCTCATCGGCTGA
- a CDS encoding rodlet layer protein, protein MIKKTLAAAGLAAAAIAMSAGSASAIADSDGSAVSAQGNGGTNQTGTHGNSSPNFHTLDNANICLPEVHNIAVAVIGVAVPVEVPVLNSTPKQICNVGQNTQSSGDAGVSHLIG, encoded by the coding sequence ATGATCAAGAAGACCCTCGCCGCCGCCGGCCTGGCCGCCGCCGCCATCGCGATGTCCGCCGGTTCGGCCTCCGCCATCGCCGACTCGGACGGCTCGGCCGTCTCCGCCCAGGGCAACGGCGGCACCAACCAGACCGGCACCCACGGCAACAGCTCGCCGAACTTCCACACCCTGGACAACGCGAACATCTGCCTGCCGGAGGTCCACAACATCGCGGTCGCCGTCATCGGCGTCGCGGTTCCGGTCGAGGTCCCGGTCCTGAACAGCACCCCGAAGCAGATCTGCAACGTCGGCCAGAACACCCAGTCCTCGGGCGACGCGGGCGTCTCGCACCTGATCGGCTGA